Proteins encoded within one genomic window of Oncorhynchus keta strain PuntledgeMale-10-30-2019 chromosome 12, Oket_V2, whole genome shotgun sequence:
- the LOC118391282 gene encoding tubulin polymerization-promoting protein family member 3-like → MAEGSVSVAEVETSFKKFAIHGDTKATGKEMNGKNFAKLCKDCRVIDGKHVTATDVDIVFTKVKAKTARVIAFEQFSQALSELAPKRFKGKCQEEALQQLYGLIAGREPANAGVTKVAKAAAVDRLTDTTKFTGAHKERFDESGKGKGKAGRVDIPDASGYVGAYKGKGTYEDKVKEA, encoded by the exons ATGGCAGAGGGCTCCGTATCAGTAGCAGAGGTGGAGACGTCCTTCAAGAAGTTTGCCATTCATGGGGACACCAAAGCTACTGGGAAGGAGATGAACGGGAAGAACTTTGCCAAACTCTGCAAGGACTGCCGGGTCATCGACGGCAAACACGTCACTGCCACCGATGTGGACATTGTCTTCACTAAAGTCAA GGCGAAGACAGCTCGTGTGATCGCCTTTGAGCAGTTCAGCCAGGCCCTGTCAGAGTTGGCCCCGAAGCGTTTTAAAGGGAAGTGCCAGGAGGAGGCGCTGCAGCAGCTCTACGGCCTCATAGCAGGGAGGGAGCCTGCCAACGCTGGCGTCACT AAAGTGGCCAAGGCAGCGGCGgtggacagactgacagacaccaCCAAATTCACAGGGGCACACAAGGAGCGGTTTGACGAGTCGGGCAAGGGGAAGGGCAAGGCCGGGCGAGTAGACATTCCAGATGCCAGTGGCTATGTGGGTGCCTACAAGGGCAAGGGCACCTATGAGGATAAGGTCAAGGAAGCATag
- the LOC118391281 gene encoding tripartite motif-containing protein 16-like isoform X1 has product MAEPNFPLPPDGYTCLLCADVLRDPVTISCGDTYCLECIKVYWDQYDHLGVYNCPQCRATFTPRPVLRRNVPNVTQVRRHLPELQPFPYLQRDSLCDFCVGRRSKAVKSCLMCLAYYCETHIKPHYESATFKRHKLVDETGHLDRKICPQHEKGLELFCRSDQMCICVLCTVREHRSHNIISAEEERAEKQKNLLVTQSEVQHIIQERMKELQELRHNVDVLKSNAQRAMSDSDKIFSEMLQAVERWHVEVSQLIKANMQAAMSQAEGYVERLEQEILELQRRDVELRQILDTEDNIHFLQNFPTLCVPPEPMVPKVLINPQFSFGEVTKTVTGMKEHLDDICKKELSKISKLVSDIPVYILSPRGGDKRFKESIFCSNTAPTRADFQEPKTRADFLRYSCPLTFDPNTAYKELVLSEGNHKVMRKKTVKFYPDHPERFDGFSQVLCKECLGGFRYYWEAEWSGEFSIGVAYKSISRKGKNSYSLLGYNDKSWSLLCSDSGYSAWHNKMDKDLPEAPRATRIGVYLDYAANTVAFYSVSEAMELIHKFKAQFSEPLYAGFGVGSSVSLCQLKENLQPY; this is encoded by the exons ATGGCTGAGCCGAACTTCCCCCTGCCTCCAGATGGCTACACCTGTCTTCTGTGTGCCGATGTGCTGCGAGACCCTGTCACCATCTCCTGTGGAGACACCTACTGCCTGGAGTGCATCAAGGTCTACTGGGACCAGTATGACCACCTGGGGGTGTACAACTGCCCCCAATGCCGGGCCACCTTCACCCCTCGCCCCGTCCTTAGGCGCAACGTGCCCAATGTGACCCAGGTGCGCCGGCACCTGCCCGAGCTACAGCCCTTCCCTTACCTCCAGAGGGATTCGCTGTGTGACTTCTGTGTGGGACGCCGCAGTAAGGCTGTCAAGTCCTGCCTGATGTGCCTGGCCTACTACTGCGAGACACACATCAAGCCCCACTACGAGTCGGCCACCTTCAAGAGGCACAAGCTGGTGGATGAGACGGGTCACCTGGACAGGAAGATCTGTCCGCAGCACGAGAAGGGCCTGGAGCTGTTCTGTCGCTCTGACCAGATGTGTATCTGTGTGCTGTGTACCGTCAGGGAGCACCGCAGCCACAACATCATCTCTGCTGAGGAGGAGCGCGCTGAGAAACAG AAAAACCTGTTGgtgacccagtctgaggtccagcACATCATTCAGGAGCGGATGAAGGAACTGCAGGAGTTGAGACACAATGTTGACGTTCTCAAG AGCAATGCCCAGCGGGCGATGTCAGACAGTGATAAGATCTTCAGTGAGATGCTACAGGCGGTGGAGCGCTGGCATGTTGAAGTGAGCCAGCTGATAAAGGCCAACATGCAGGCTGCCATGTCACAGGCCGAGGGATATGTGGAGCGGCTGGAGCAGGAGATTCTGGAGCTGCAGCGCAGAGACGTCGAGCTGCGCCAGATCCTCGACACAGAGGACAACATCCACTTCCTACAG AACTTCCCCACACTGTGTGTTCCTCCTGAGCCCATGGTTCCCAAAGTCCTAATCAACCCTCAGTTCTCCTTCGGAGAGGTCACCAAGACTGTCACTGGCATGAAGGAGCATCTAGATGACATCTGTAAGAAGGAGCTGAGCAAAATCTCCAAGTTAG taaGTGATATCCCTGTATACATACTTTCACCAAGAGGTGGAGACAAACGATTCAAAG AATCCATATTTTGTTCTAATACAGCTCCCACCAGGGCAGATTTTCAGGAACCCAAAACTAGAGCAGACTTCTTGAGAT ATTCTTGTCCGCTCACCTTTGACCCCAACACAGCCTACAAAGAGCTGGTTCTGTCTGAGGGGAACCACAAAGTGATGCGGAAGAAGACAGTCAAGTTTTACCCGGATCACCCCGAACGCTTCGATGGCTTCTCCCAGGTTCTATGCAAGGAGTGCCTGGGTGGGTTCAGGTACTACTGGGAAGCAGAGTGGAGTGGGGAGTTCTCCATCGGAGTGGCCTATAAGAGCATCAGCCGCAAGGGTAAGAACTCTTACAGTCTGCTGGGCTACAACGACAAGTCCTGGAGCCTGCTCTGCTCTGACTCGGGCTATTCCGCATGGCACAACAAGATGGACAAAGACCTGCCAGAGGCCCCGCGGGCCACACGGATTGGAGTGTACCTGGACTACGCTGCCAACACGGTTGCCTTCTACTCTGTGTCCGAGGCCATGGAGCTGATCCACAAATTCAAGGCCCAGTTCTCTGAGCCTCTGTATGCAGGCTTTGGAGTGggctcctctgtgtccctctgccAACTAAAGGAGAACCTCCAACCTTACTGA
- the LOC118391281 gene encoding tripartite motif-containing protein 16-like isoform X2 yields MAEPNFPLPPDGYTCLLCADVLRDPVTISCGDTYCLECIKVYWDQYDHLGVYNCPQCRATFTPRPVLRRNVPNVTQVRRHLPELQPFPYLQRDSLCDFCVGRRSKAVKSCLMCLAYYCETHIKPHYESATFKRHKLVDETGHLDRKICPQHEKGLELFCRSDQMCICVLCTVREHRSHNIISAEEERAEKQKNLLVTQSEVQHIIQERMKELQELRHNVDVLKSNAQRAMSDSDKIFSEMLQAVERWHVEVSQLIKANMQAAMSQAEGYVERLEQEILELQRRDVELRQILDTEDNIHFLQNFPTLCVPPEPMVPKVLINPQFSFGEVTKTVTGMKEHLDDICKKELSKISKLVSDIPVYILSPRGGDKRFKAPTRADFQEPKTRADFLRYSCPLTFDPNTAYKELVLSEGNHKVMRKKTVKFYPDHPERFDGFSQVLCKECLGGFRYYWEAEWSGEFSIGVAYKSISRKGKNSYSLLGYNDKSWSLLCSDSGYSAWHNKMDKDLPEAPRATRIGVYLDYAANTVAFYSVSEAMELIHKFKAQFSEPLYAGFGVGSSVSLCQLKENLQPY; encoded by the exons ATGGCTGAGCCGAACTTCCCCCTGCCTCCAGATGGCTACACCTGTCTTCTGTGTGCCGATGTGCTGCGAGACCCTGTCACCATCTCCTGTGGAGACACCTACTGCCTGGAGTGCATCAAGGTCTACTGGGACCAGTATGACCACCTGGGGGTGTACAACTGCCCCCAATGCCGGGCCACCTTCACCCCTCGCCCCGTCCTTAGGCGCAACGTGCCCAATGTGACCCAGGTGCGCCGGCACCTGCCCGAGCTACAGCCCTTCCCTTACCTCCAGAGGGATTCGCTGTGTGACTTCTGTGTGGGACGCCGCAGTAAGGCTGTCAAGTCCTGCCTGATGTGCCTGGCCTACTACTGCGAGACACACATCAAGCCCCACTACGAGTCGGCCACCTTCAAGAGGCACAAGCTGGTGGATGAGACGGGTCACCTGGACAGGAAGATCTGTCCGCAGCACGAGAAGGGCCTGGAGCTGTTCTGTCGCTCTGACCAGATGTGTATCTGTGTGCTGTGTACCGTCAGGGAGCACCGCAGCCACAACATCATCTCTGCTGAGGAGGAGCGCGCTGAGAAACAG AAAAACCTGTTGgtgacccagtctgaggtccagcACATCATTCAGGAGCGGATGAAGGAACTGCAGGAGTTGAGACACAATGTTGACGTTCTCAAG AGCAATGCCCAGCGGGCGATGTCAGACAGTGATAAGATCTTCAGTGAGATGCTACAGGCGGTGGAGCGCTGGCATGTTGAAGTGAGCCAGCTGATAAAGGCCAACATGCAGGCTGCCATGTCACAGGCCGAGGGATATGTGGAGCGGCTGGAGCAGGAGATTCTGGAGCTGCAGCGCAGAGACGTCGAGCTGCGCCAGATCCTCGACACAGAGGACAACATCCACTTCCTACAG AACTTCCCCACACTGTGTGTTCCTCCTGAGCCCATGGTTCCCAAAGTCCTAATCAACCCTCAGTTCTCCTTCGGAGAGGTCACCAAGACTGTCACTGGCATGAAGGAGCATCTAGATGACATCTGTAAGAAGGAGCTGAGCAAAATCTCCAAGTTAG taaGTGATATCCCTGTATACATACTTTCACCAAGAGGTGGAGACAAACGATTCAAAG CTCCCACCAGGGCAGATTTTCAGGAACCCAAAACTAGAGCAGACTTCTTGAGAT ATTCTTGTCCGCTCACCTTTGACCCCAACACAGCCTACAAAGAGCTGGTTCTGTCTGAGGGGAACCACAAAGTGATGCGGAAGAAGACAGTCAAGTTTTACCCGGATCACCCCGAACGCTTCGATGGCTTCTCCCAGGTTCTATGCAAGGAGTGCCTGGGTGGGTTCAGGTACTACTGGGAAGCAGAGTGGAGTGGGGAGTTCTCCATCGGAGTGGCCTATAAGAGCATCAGCCGCAAGGGTAAGAACTCTTACAGTCTGCTGGGCTACAACGACAAGTCCTGGAGCCTGCTCTGCTCTGACTCGGGCTATTCCGCATGGCACAACAAGATGGACAAAGACCTGCCAGAGGCCCCGCGGGCCACACGGATTGGAGTGTACCTGGACTACGCTGCCAACACGGTTGCCTTCTACTCTGTGTCCGAGGCCATGGAGCTGATCCACAAATTCAAGGCCCAGTTCTCTGAGCCTCTGTATGCAGGCTTTGGAGTGggctcctctgtgtccctctgccAACTAAAGGAGAACCTCCAACCTTACTGA
- the LOC118391284 gene encoding zinc finger and SCAN domain-containing protein 20-like — translation MDVVEFLVSLLDVHKQQLKALTRQGEIQAKVLSQLVKDGLTRTLDRPSPQDVEEQRRHRLTPGRDKDPEDWGARLDGLLQEETQKKNQLIRPQGLSNAFQTRVLGQMWTVEDQSRQDFLSLRYEPQKGARELGQRLDSAAKHWLRPDLRTAAQVEQCVAMEQFLSLLPKEAGAWVQKQQPRDMEEAISMAEQRLGSGAFTVSSPSPDRTQTNTAQGSTETQEQGSVKMQSTSDHPDALTKSFLNQLETVKSAHFSLEIPDMGVASYQEEKDEHKVVPEEGSIFVCKQEVEDPDWHQESAPPEPIQMYGNTTRHESMSVDTPYISPPRHNSISSTMYTHPTHRVSSQIPSPQSPPSLAPDVYHPQVQDSPVTDRLQSNNHSSDETELTARYTGLISEDGQLTWGTLPRVPSPSFHTRPPSPSPSHQCPDCGCCFTQQRSLEEHRNIHTGARPFVCGVCGKAFCHRRTLNKHTRIHSWERPFQCTDCGQTFKLKDTMKRHQVSHSRPGTGPGARQLSHSP, via the exons ATGGATGTGGTTGAGTTCCTGGTGTCCCTGCTGGATGTGCATAAACAACAGCTGAAAGCGCTGACCAGACAGGGGGAGATCCAGGCCAAGGTCCTCAGCCAGCTTGTCAAGGATGGTTTGACCAGAACCCTTGACCGGCCTTCACCCCAGGATGTAGAGGAACAGAGAAGGCATCGGTTGACACCAGGGAGAGATAAAGACCCAGAGGACTGGGGTGCTAGGCTTGATGGTCTGCTGCAAGAGGAGACACAGAAGAAGAATCAACTGATCAGACCCCAGGGGTTGTCTAATGCATTCCAGACCAGGGTACTGGGACAGATGTGGACTGTGGAGGACCAGAGCAGGCAGGACTTCTTGTCTCTGCGGTATGAACCCCAGAAGGGAGCCAGAGAGCTGGGGCAGAGGCTTGACTCAGCTGCTAAGCACTGGCTTCGGCCTGACCTAAGAACTGCTGCACAGGTAGAGCAGTGTGTTGCCATGGAGCAGTTTCTGTCCCTCTTACCAAAGGAGGCTGGTGCCTGGGTGCAGAAGCAGCAGCCCAGGGATATGGAGGAAGCGATCAGCATGGCTGAGCAGCGACTTGGGTCTGGTGCCTTCACCGTCTCCTCGCCTTCCCCTGACcgtacacagacaaacacagcacAGGGCTCAACAGAGACACAAGAACAAGG GAGTGTCAAGATGCAGAGCACCAGTGATCACCCAGATGCTTTGACCAAGTCATTTCTCAACCAGCTGGAGACTGTTAAGTCTGCCCATTTCAGTCTAGAGATTCCAGACATGGGAGTAGCCAGCTACCAGGAGGAAAAGGATGAGCATAAGGTGGTCCCAGAGGAAGGGTCCATCTTTGTGTGTAAGCAGGAAGTGGAGGACCCTGACTGGCATCAGGAGAGTGCTCCTCCAGAGCCTATCCAAATGTATGGGAACACAACAAGACATGAGAGCATGTCAGTGGACACACCTTACATCTCCCCTCCCAGACACAACTCTATCTCCTCCACCATGTACACGCATCCAACACACAGAGTGTCCAGTCAGATCCCCTCCCCACAGTCGCCTCCATCCCTTGCTCCTGATGTCTATCATCCACAAGTTCAGGACagcccagtgacagacagactgcagagTAACAATCATTCTAGTGACGAGACGGAGCTTACTGCCAGGTACACAGGGCTTATCTCTGAAGATGGACAGCTGACCTGGGGGACCCTCCCGAGGGTTCCCTCACCCTCCTTCCATACTCGCCCGccctccccctcaccctcccaCCAGTGCCCAGACTGTGGCTGCTGCTTCACCCAGCAAAGGAGCCTGGAGGAGCACAGGAACATTCACACGGGGGCGAGGCCCTTCGTCTGTGGGGTTTGTGGCAAGGCCTTCTGCCACCGCCGCACTctgaacaaacacacacgtatCCACTCCTGGGAGAGACCCTTTCAATGTACTGACTGTGGACAGACCTTTAAACTCAAAGACACCATGAAGAGGCACCAGGTGTCCCACAGCAGGCCAGGGACAGGGCCAGGGGCACGTCAGCTCTCTCACTCACCCTGA
- the LOC118391283 gene encoding zinc finger and SCAN domain-containing protein 21-like, producing MDVVRLFTNLLAVHRQQLQALAVQGEIQTEALAQLLEKEELRRMEPDVKLEEVKDPEAYLLLLEEADSNSRLSNVKWGLLGGECLRSGEPNYETLRASLQSQVRAEESRRQEDFSYLRYDPERGPRELGQGLECAAQHWLRPERRTAAEVVRCVALQRFVSLLPTHVGDCVLKQCPQDMEEAIYMAEEYLNNTPGDKCSEMDNHTDGEGYPADQLREEEAGPAEHQVNSEKMKVTGTGLFLKRIEFSKVCQSSTFKIDARHLEDIYSEERRLDGEDDLVEEDNFSEHEDWIKEEIKYNNQAEVEDEIRSASEMGQSTDVDRNTDNVERSQFRNIANQMPVFGRAKRGVSAPVISSSPNTAEKEGGTPCCLKRKNKEDPFHRPSHCCHDCGKSYKRAAFLSKHSCSAFPKFICPDCAQVFASQKCLTHHRRSHNKALGCSECGKQFRDKYNLKCHMRTHTGESPYTCTDCGDVFAQLKGLQEHRNIHTEERPFHCSVCGEGFHHSHTLTKHKLLHSQESFLCTRCGKSFKLNDDLLRHLRTVHDESMYLNGDQSFHKNGDISPRPYWN from the exons ATGGATGTGGTGCGGTTATTTACAAACCTACTAGCAGTGCACAGACAGCAGCTACAGGCTCTGGCTGTACAGGGGGAGATCCAGACTGAGGCTCTGGCACAGTTACTGGAGAAGGAGGAGCTCAGGAGAATGGAGCCAGATGTGAAGCTGGAGGAGGTGAAGGATCCTGAGGCCTACCTGCTGCTTTTGGAGGAGGCAGACTCCAACTCCAGGCTTTCTAATGTGAAGTGGGGGCTCCTTGGTGGGGAGTGCCTCAGGTCAGGAGAGCCAAACTACGAGACACTGAGGGCTAGCCTGCAGAGCCAAGTCAGGGCAGAAGAGAGCCGACGGCAGGAGGACTTCAGCTATCTGAGGTACGACCCTGAGAGAGGGCCCAGGGAGTTGGGGCAGGGACTGGAATGTGCTGCCCAGCACTGGCTTCGGCCTGAGAGGAGAACGGCTGCGGAGGTGGTGAGGTGTGTGGCCCTGCAGAGGTTTGTGTCACTCCTGCCCACACACGTTGGAGACTGTGTGCTGAAACAGTGCCCCCAGGACATGGAGGAGGCTATCTACATGGCTGAGGAGTACCTGAACAACACACCTGGGGATAAGTGCAGTGAGATGGACAACCACACTGATGGAGAGGGATACCCTGCAGACCAACTGAGAGAGGAAGAAGCAGG ACCTGCAGAACATCAAGTCAACAGTGAGAAGATGAAAgtcacaggaacagggttgtttCTGAAGAGGATAGAATTTTCTAAAGTCTGTCAGTCCAGTACTTTCAAAATAGATGCCAGACATCTGGAGGACATttacagtgaggagaggagacttgATGGAGAAGATGATTTGGTTGAGGAAGACAATTTTTCTGAACATGAGGACTGGATTAAGGAGGAGATAAAATACAATAACCAGGCTGAGGTAGAGGATGAGATCAGGTCAGCCTCTGAGATGGGACAGTCTACTGATGTGGATAGAAATACTGATAATGTTGAGAGAAGTCAGTTTAGAAACATAGCAAATCAGATGCCCGTCTTTGGAAGGGCCAAGAGAGGTGTATCTGCTCCTGTCATCTCGTCCAGCCCTAACACCGccgagaaagagggaggaacacCCTGCTGCCTGAAGCGGAAAAACAAAGAAGATCCCTTCCATAGACCAAGCCACTGCTGTCATGACTGTGGTAAGAGCTACAAACGGGCTGCTTTTCTCAGCAAACACAGTTGCAGTGCCTTCCCTAAGTTCATCTGTCCTGACTGTGCCCAAGTCTTTGCCTCTCAGAAATGCCTGACCCACCACCGCAGGAGCCATAATAAGGCTCTAGGCTGCTCGGAGTGTGGAAAGCAGTTTAGGGACAAGTATAATCTGAAATGTCACATGAGGACCCACACAGGTGAGTCCCCTTATACCTGTACAGACTGCGGGGATGTCTTTGCTCAGCTGAAAGGGCTGCAGGAGCACAGGAACATCCACACAGAAGAAAGGCCATTCCACTgcagtgtgtgtggggagggcTTCCACCACAGCCACACCCTAACAAAACATAAGCTTCTTCACTCCCAGGAGTCTTTCCTCTGTACTcgctgtggaaagagttttaaacTAAATGACGACTTGCTAAGGCATCTGAGGACGGTGCATGATGAAAGCATGTACCTCAATGGAGATCAGAGTTTTCATAAGAATGGAGACATTTCACCTAGGCCCTATTGGAATTGA